A stretch of DNA from Thermogemmatispora onikobensis:
CAGCGCCTGAGCTGAATAGCTGTAACCGCCGCCGTCGAAGTTGCCCGCCGACGGATTGCTATCATCGCTGATACCCACATTATTGTAAGCCGCCGCCAGCGACGGATAAGGAACCGTCAGGCTGGCTGAGGCTTGCAGGCGTCCCGGCCCGTCCGCGCTCACAAAGCGCGCGCTGGCCTGCAGCGCATAGCTGCCCGGGGAGGCATCCGGCGGGGCCGTCACCTGCCAGCGCACCTGCACCGTCTGACCGGCTCTCACCGTTGCAACAGTGCTTGTGCCCTCTGGGTGCACCTGCCAGCCCTGGGGCGCCTGCAGCTCCAGCCGCAGCGCGTGCGCCGTCAGGTCCCCACCATTGGTGAAACTCGTCGTCACCGTCGCGCTCCCACCGCCAGCCAGCCACTGCGGCGCCTGCACACTCACGTAGCGCGGACCGTTGGTCACGCGCACCGTGAAGCTGCCCCGCAGACGAATATCGCGCGACGACGACCCCACCTGTACCGAGTAGCTCCCATCCTGCACGACCCAGCTATGGGCGTGCACGTCCCAGTAGGAGAGATCGCGCGGATTCAGCTCAAAATGCACGTGCTTCGTCTGGCCGGGCTGCAAAAAGACTTTCTGGAAGCCCTTCAACTGGCGCGGCGGCTCCGGCACATTCGTTGACGGCATACCAAGATAGAGCTGCACCACCTCAGCCCCGGCGCGCCGACCTGTGTTCGTCACATCCAGATCAACGGCAATGCGGCTGCGATAGTCCACCTGCGTTGACGTCACCCGCAGATGGCTATAGCGGAAGGTCGTATAGGAGAGGCCGTAGCCGAAGGGGAAGAGTGGCGTAATCCCGCGCTCATCGTAATAGCGGTAGCCAACAAAGACCCCCTCCGAATAGTCCGCCTGATCGTTAATGCCCGGATATTGGGCAGGCGTACTGGCCGGCAGATCGCTGGCAGAGCGTGGGAAAGTCATCGGCAGCTTCCCTGACGGATTAACATCACCAAAGAGCACCGCCGCAATGGCGTTCCCATCCTCCTGGCCAGGATACCAGGCCTCCAGGAGAGCCGGCACCTGATCAACCCACGGCATCAGCACCGGCCCGCCCGTATTGAGCACCACAATCGTCCGCGGATTGGCCTGAGCCACCGCCGCAATCAGTTGATCCTGGGCCCCCGGCAGCTCCAGGCTGCTACGATCGGAGCCTTCCGACTCCACATCGTTGACAAAGACAATGGCCACATCGGAGCTTCTCGCCAGCTCCACGGCCTGCGAGAGCAACGTATTCTCCTGGCCCGGAATGCTCCAGCCCAGGGCCACATTGCTCGCGCCGCCATTCTGATAGTACTCCACGCGAATGGCGTAAGACTGACCAGCCGTCAACTGGATCGCTGCCGTCTCGGTGGTCGTCGCCTGATCGCGCCAGTTATCGATCAGCAGCTGATTATTAATGTAGAGCCGGCTCCCATCGTCGCTTGTCAGCGAGAACGTATACGTTCCGCTCACCGGCGGCGTCAGGGTTCCTGTCCAGCGGACCGACCACTGAGTCGCCGGCACGCCCGGCCCCGGAGACTGCCCGTTCCAATCGAAATTGATCTGGCTATCGACCCGCGTCAGCACCGGGCTGCCGGAGAGCGTCATATTGGTAAAGTATTCGCCCAGCA
This window harbors:
- a CDS encoding glycoside hydrolase family 3 C-terminal domain-containing protein; this translates as GANVALAPTVNILRNPQWGRSFETLGEDPYLTAILASADIEGIQSQHVIATVKHYAANNQEYHRTTVSANVDERTLHEIYLTAFEYAVRQAGVGAVMCSYNKVNNVYACENPYLLDTTLKGTFGFPGFVMSDWGATHSTVPAITAGLDMEMPDSTYFGQALKQAVLSGQVSMATIDEAVHRILRTMFAIGLFDYPTTGSPNATVTNAQHAQLARQAAEAGTVLLKNDGQLLPLDPSKIHSIAVIGPDASVAPQATGGGSAHVIPPYVVTPLQGITQRAGSGVTVRYAQGITTTGTLPPIEAQYLTPPSGSGQGLLGEYFTNMTLSGSPVLTRVDSQINFDWNGQSPGPGVPATQWSVRWTGTLTPPVSGTYTFSLTSDDGSRLYINNQLLIDNWRDQATTTETAAIQLTAGQSYAIRVEYYQNGGASNVALGWSIPGQENTLLSQAVELARSSDVAIVFVNDVESEGSDRSSLELPGAQDQLIAAVAQANPRTIVVLNTGGPVLMPWVDQVPALLEAWYPGQEDGNAIAAVLFGDVNPSGKLPMTFPRSASDLPASTPAQYPGINDQADYSEGVFVGYRYYDERGITPLFPFGYGLSYTTFRYSHLRVTSTQVDYRSRIAVDLDVTNTGRRAGAEVVQLYLGMPSTNVPEPPRQLKGFQKVFLQPGQTKHVHFELNPRDLSYWDVHAHSWVVQDGSYSVQVGSSSRDIRLRGSFTVRVTNGPRYVSVQAPQWLAGGGSATVTTSFTNGGDLTAHALRLELQAPQGWQVHPEGTSTVATVRAGQTVQVRWQVTAPPDASPGSYALQASARFVSADGPGRLQASASLTVPYPSLAAAYNNVGISDDSNPSAGNFDGGGYSYSAQAL